One Drosophila kikkawai strain 14028-0561.14 chromosome 3L, DkikHiC1v2, whole genome shotgun sequence genomic window carries:
- the Pka-R1 gene encoding cAMP-dependent protein kinase type I regulatory subunit isoform X4, producing MPQTAAPPVRRRGGISAEPVTEEDAANYVKKVVPKDYKTMNALSKAIAKNVLFAHLDESERSDIFDAMFPVNHIAGEDIIRQGDEGDNFYVIDVGEVDVFVNAELVTTISEGGSFGELALIYGTPRAATVRAKTDVKLWGIDRDSYRRILMGSTIRKRKMYEEFLSRVSILESLDKWERLTVADSLETCSFEDGETIVKQGAAGDDFYIILEGCAVVLQQRSEQGEEPAEVGRLGSSDYFGEIALLLDRPRAATVVARGPLKCVKLDRARFERVLGPCADILKRNITQYNSFVSLSV from the exons ATGCCACAGACAGCAGCTCCGCCCGTGCGCAGGCGCGGCGGCATATCCGCCGAGCCCGTTACCGAGGAGGATGCCGCCAATTACGTGAAGAAGGTGGTGCCCAAGGACTACAAAACGATGAACGCCCTGTCCAAGGCCATTGCCAAGAACGTGCTCTTTGCCCATCTGGACGAGAGCGAGCGCTCTGACATATTCGATGCCATGTTTCCAGTGAATCACATCGCCGGCGAGGACATCATAAGGCAGGGCGACGAGGGCGACAACTTCTACGTGATTGATGTGGGAGAGGTCGAT GTGTTTGTCAACGCAGAACTGGTGACCACCATCAGCGAGGGCGGCAGCTTCGGCGAGCTGGCCCTGATCTATGGCACTCCACGCGCTGCCACTGTGCGGGCCAAGACCGACGTGAAGCTGTGGGGCATCGACCGCGACTCCTACCGCCGCATCCTGATGGGCTCGACAATCCGCAAGCGCAAGATGTACGAGGAGTTCTTATCGCGCGTCTCCATCCTGGAGAGCCTGGACAAGTGGGAGCGCCTGACAGTGGCCGATTCCCTGGAGACGTGCTCCTTTGAGGATGGCGAGACGATCGTGAAGCAGGGAGCCGCTGGTGACGATTTCTACATCATCCTTGAGGGCTGTGCGGTGGTGCTGCAGCAACGTTCGGAG CAGGGCGAGGAACCCGCCGAGGTGGGGCGCCTGGGTAGCAGCGATTACTTTGGCGAGATTGCTTTGTTGTTGGACCGACCACGGGCGGCGACTGTCGTGGCCCGCGGGCCGCTCAAGTGCGTCAAGCTGGACCGGGCGAG ATTCGAGCGTGTTCTGGGACCCTGCGCCGACATCCTCAAGCGCAACATCACGCAGTATAACAGTTTCGTTTCGTTGTCCGTCtaa
- the Pka-R1 gene encoding cAMP-dependent protein kinase type I regulatory subunit isoform X3 codes for MSKEQVKLDASRQVISPDDCDDLSPMPQTAAPPVRRRGGISAEPVTEEDAANYVKKVVPKDYKTMNALSKAIAKNVLFAHLDESERSDIFDAMFPVNHIAGEDIIRQGDEGDNFYVIDVGEVDVFVNAELVTTISEGGSFGELALIYGTPRAATVRAKTDVKLWGIDRDSYRRILMGSTIRKRKMYEEFLSRVSILESLDKWERLTVADSLETCSFEDGETIVKQGAAGDDFYIILEGCAVVLQQRSEQGEEPAEVGRLGSSDYFGEIALLLDRPRAATVVARGPLKCVKLDRARFERVLGPCADILKRNITQYNSFVSLSV; via the exons GAACAAGTCAAACTGGATGCCAGTAGACAGGTAATCAGCCCCGACGACTGCGACGATCTCAGCCCGATGCCACAGACAGCAGCTCCGCCCGTGCGCAGGCGCGGCGGCATATCCGCCGAGCCCGTTACCGAGGAGGATGCCGCCAATTACGTGAAGAAGGTGGTGCCCAAGGACTACAAAACGATGAACGCCCTGTCCAAGGCCATTGCCAAGAACGTGCTCTTTGCCCATCTGGACGAGAGCGAGCGCTCTGACATATTCGATGCCATGTTTCCAGTGAATCACATCGCCGGCGAGGACATCATAAGGCAGGGCGACGAGGGCGACAACTTCTACGTGATTGATGTGGGAGAGGTCGAT GTGTTTGTCAACGCAGAACTGGTGACCACCATCAGCGAGGGCGGCAGCTTCGGCGAGCTGGCCCTGATCTATGGCACTCCACGCGCTGCCACTGTGCGGGCCAAGACCGACGTGAAGCTGTGGGGCATCGACCGCGACTCCTACCGCCGCATCCTGATGGGCTCGACAATCCGCAAGCGCAAGATGTACGAGGAGTTCTTATCGCGCGTCTCCATCCTGGAGAGCCTGGACAAGTGGGAGCGCCTGACAGTGGCCGATTCCCTGGAGACGTGCTCCTTTGAGGATGGCGAGACGATCGTGAAGCAGGGAGCCGCTGGTGACGATTTCTACATCATCCTTGAGGGCTGTGCGGTGGTGCTGCAGCAACGTTCGGAG CAGGGCGAGGAACCCGCCGAGGTGGGGCGCCTGGGTAGCAGCGATTACTTTGGCGAGATTGCTTTGTTGTTGGACCGACCACGGGCGGCGACTGTCGTGGCCCGCGGGCCGCTCAAGTGCGTCAAGCTGGACCGGGCGAG ATTCGAGCGTGTTCTGGGACCCTGCGCCGACATCCTCAAGCGCAACATCACGCAGTATAACAGTTTCGTTTCGTTGTCCGTCtaa